A window of Candidatus Cloacimonadota bacterium contains these coding sequences:
- the tsaA gene encoding tRNA (N6-threonylcarbamoyladenosine(37)-N6)-methyltransferase TrmO: MQIEPIGIIETPFENYEEIPAKGKRKKTAGKIIVNEKYVSGLKDLSGFSHIILLWYFHKSKKTNLISHPPFDNKSHGVFATRSPNRPNHIGMSIVELEKIRGNVITFRNVEMFNNTPLLDIKPYIRSLDEVENAKFGWIDEID; the protein is encoded by the coding sequence ATGCAAATTGAACCAATCGGAATTATAGAAACTCCTTTCGAAAATTATGAAGAAATTCCGGCAAAAGGAAAACGAAAGAAAACAGCTGGAAAAATTATTGTCAATGAAAAATATGTATCCGGTTTGAAAGATCTGTCCGGGTTTTCGCATATTATTCTTCTCTGGTATTTTCATAAAAGCAAAAAAACTAACCTGATTTCACACCCGCCTTTTGATAATAAAAGTCATGGAGTTTTTGCCACTCGAAGCCCCAATAGACCCAATCATATCGGAATGAGCATAGTAGAATTAGAAAAAATTCGCGGAAATGTGATAACCTTTCGCAATGTAGAAATGTTCAATAACACACCATTACTCGACATTAAACCTTATATTAGAAGTTTGGATGAGGTAGAAAATGCAAAATTTGGGTGGATTGATGAAATTGATTGA
- the rpsP gene encoding 30S ribosomal protein S16 encodes MSVKIRLKRTGARNQPSYRIVVIDSRKQRDGRNIENLGFYDPKPKDFVYKIDEERALYWLGQGAIPSDTVKSLLKRAGILKKIHEKKFGETQPQELPIENDNN; translated from the coding sequence TTGTCTGTAAAAATTAGATTAAAAAGAACCGGCGCCAGGAATCAGCCATCCTATAGGATTGTTGTGATTGATTCCCGAAAACAAAGAGACGGCAGAAACATCGAAAATCTTGGATTTTATGATCCAAAGCCGAAAGATTTTGTATATAAAATTGATGAAGAAAGAGCACTATATTGGCTCGGACAGGGTGCAATCCCATCTGATACTGTGAAAAGTCTATTGAAACGAGCAGGTATCTTGAAGAAAATTCACGAAAAGAAATTTGGTGAAACACAACCTCAGGAATTACCGATTGAGAACGATAACAATTGA
- a CDS encoding KH domain-containing protein — MKELVEMIAKALVDNPDEVVVKEIAGERVTLLELRVGSSDIGKVIGKGGRTANAMRTLLSSISTKQKRRTELEIIE; from the coding sequence ATGAAAGAATTAGTCGAAATGATCGCAAAAGCATTAGTTGACAATCCCGATGAAGTTGTAGTTAAGGAGATAGCCGGAGAACGTGTTACCCTTCTCGAACTCCGAGTTGGATCTAGCGATATAGGAAAAGTTATTGGTAAGGGTGGAAGAACTGCCAATGCTATGAGAACTCTACTTAGTTCTATTTCTACTAAACAAAAAAGACGAACCGAGTTAGAAATTATCGAATAA
- the rimM gene encoding ribosome maturation factor RimM (Essential for efficient processing of 16S rRNA) translates to MEIEDLISIAFIKNPIGNDGEVTVIPDMNFTGIFSYISEVFIVFPDNTVRFETIQSFKKNGERIRIKIRGVSDKSQAFILKNAKLMLAKEDIDSFLESNGLNDKIDGYKVFLKNDKLIGTVDYVFNNSVQEIISIKTLEGAEFMLPFVKQFIQKMDKKNKMIIINPPEGLLDAN, encoded by the coding sequence ATGGAAATTGAAGATTTGATTTCCATTGCTTTTATCAAAAACCCTATCGGGAATGATGGTGAAGTAACCGTTATTCCCGATATGAATTTTACGGGAATTTTTTCCTACATTTCCGAAGTTTTTATTGTATTTCCAGACAATACTGTTCGTTTTGAAACAATCCAATCCTTTAAAAAAAACGGAGAACGAATTCGAATAAAAATCAGGGGTGTATCCGACAAATCACAAGCGTTTATACTCAAAAATGCTAAACTCATGCTTGCAAAGGAAGATATTGATTCGTTTTTGGAGAGCAATGGTCTGAATGATAAAATTGATGGTTATAAAGTATTCTTAAAGAATGATAAATTAATTGGCACAGTTGATTATGTATTTAACAATTCTGTTCAGGAAATAATTTCAATAAAAACCTTAGAAGGAGCAGAATTCATGCTTCCGTTTGTGAAACAATTTATCCAAAAAATGGATAAAAAGAATAAAATGATAATAATCAATCCACCCGAAGGTCTGTTAGATGCAAATTGA